A portion of the Tenacibaculum todarodis genome contains these proteins:
- a CDS encoding CdaR family protein — MENLRNIPKAFFGFLVASLLIWLLINMSKEYSSSVSYSVDYQELPQNKLLEEKPQENISLAIKATGFKLFSANISSKKILLNTDKLRQKNATDFYLLPESQKLAIQKQLASGLTLEGILQDTLFLKIGSLATKKVPVVANLDLQFQPGYNLSEKVTIKPDSITISGPEFQLKSIQNIAISSFKMEGLNRDFSKNVSLKLPESIVNTKFSATEVSVSGKVDKFTEGNFEVPFKVENVPFGITLNTFPKTVKVTYIVGLKNFGNVTADSFEVVCDYKQAVENELSYLIPKVHIKSSEVSSVKVTPDKIEYLIHK, encoded by the coding sequence ATGGAAAATTTAAGAAACATACCAAAAGCATTTTTTGGATTTTTAGTAGCTTCATTATTAATTTGGCTACTTATTAATATGTCTAAAGAATACAGTTCTTCGGTTTCTTATAGTGTGGATTATCAAGAGTTGCCTCAAAATAAATTACTGGAAGAAAAACCACAAGAAAATATAAGTTTAGCTATTAAAGCAACAGGATTTAAATTGTTTTCAGCAAATATCTCTTCAAAAAAGATACTACTAAATACCGACAAGTTGCGTCAAAAAAATGCAACAGATTTTTATCTTTTACCAGAGAGCCAAAAGTTAGCAATACAAAAACAATTAGCTTCTGGTCTTACTTTAGAAGGTATTTTACAAGACACACTGTTTTTAAAAATAGGAAGTTTAGCAACAAAGAAAGTTCCAGTTGTAGCAAATTTAGATTTGCAATTTCAACCAGGTTATAATTTGTCTGAAAAAGTAACAATTAAACCCGATAGTATTACTATTTCTGGACCAGAATTTCAGTTAAAAAGTATTCAGAATATTGCAATAAGTTCATTTAAAATGGAAGGTTTAAATAGAGATTTCTCTAAAAACGTGTCGTTAAAATTACCTGAAAGCATTGTAAATACTAAGTTTAGTGCTACGGAAGTTAGTGTATCTGGAAAAGTAGATAAATTTACTGAAGGTAATTTTGAAGTTCCTTTTAAAGTTGAAAATGTTCCGTTTGGAATTACTCTAAATACCTTTCCTAAAACAGTTAAAGTAACTTATATTGTTGGACTTAAAAACTTTGGAAATGTAACCGCAGACTCCTTTGAAGTTGTATGTGATTATAAACAAGCAGTAGAAAATGAGTTGTCTTATTTAATTCCTAAGGTACATATAAAATCTAGTGAAGTTTCTTCAGTAAAAGTTACGCCAGATAAAATTGAATATCTAATACATAAATAA
- a CDS encoding DUF1573 domain-containing protein: MKKAIVAIAFVLTAGVFVSCKETNAASKVKQENVVNAQKRDNDISKGAPVVAFDRLEHDFGTVNEGDVVETSFVVTNTGKSDLVITNATATCGCTVPTWPRNTPIAPGESAEIKVSFNTNGKPNRQSKAVTLFTNTATGREVVKVVGMVTPKAKTPSV, translated from the coding sequence ATGAAAAAAGCAATAGTAGCAATAGCATTTGTATTAACAGCAGGAGTTTTTGTTTCATGTAAAGAAACAAATGCAGCATCTAAAGTAAAACAAGAAAATGTTGTAAACGCTCAAAAAAGAGATAACGATATTAGTAAAGGTGCACCAGTTGTAGCTTTTGATAGATTAGAGCACGATTTTGGAACTGTAAATGAAGGAGATGTTGTAGAAACTTCATTTGTAGTAACTAACACAGGTAAATCTGATTTGGTAATAACTAATGCAACAGCAACTTGCGGTTGTACAGTTCCAACTTGGCCAAGAAATACACCAATAGCTCCAGGAGAATCTGCGGAAATTAAAGTTAGTTTTAATACTAATGGAAAACCTAACAGACAATCTAAAGCGGTAACATTATTTACAAATACCGCAACTGGTAGAGAAGTTGTAAAAGTTGTAGGAATGGTTACACCTAAAGCTAAAACACCAAGCGTATAA
- a CDS encoding sensor histidine kinase has protein sequence MSKKIFILIVALMSISLIGIIAVQVYWINDAIASKQKQFKSDVTVALAGVSEAIKEKEESQFTIKYSKFFENNRYRTDAEMKSFLWEQIDTTGREKFTFGATILEENFKIPAGFLNDDEVILKKYSGREDTFHSRMIKSSNPKEFEPVFDEKRFSVFKDYSNLERQQFVSLFNQSKRIKPINQRVRNRELNLIIKEELAKRNIVQGFKYGVYDDGLATSLKSGYFKIQPNEGFYYPLFEDENGNSNYKLYITFPEGKKELLSGLMSILLLSIFFIFIIIVAFSSSLYQLIRQKKISEIKTDFINNMTHEFKTPIATINLALDAIKNPKIINDEDKVKRYVNMIREENKRMHGQVESVLRISRLEKNQLDISKEAVDGTDIIEEAIEHVSLLVEDKKGSIKTTFKAISTEVLGNEFHLTNVVVNMLENALKYSEDKPRIEVITESTNKFFIFKIKDEGIGMSKQAQKNVFNKFYREQKGNIHDVKGHGLGLAYVKEIVENHHGTVFVESEKGKGSTFTVKLPLI, from the coding sequence ATGAGTAAGAAAATCTTCATTCTTATTGTTGCTTTAATGAGCATATCTTTAATTGGTATTATAGCTGTTCAGGTCTATTGGATTAATGACGCAATTGCTAGTAAGCAAAAACAATTTAAGAGTGATGTTACAGTTGCTTTAGCAGGTGTTTCTGAGGCAATTAAAGAAAAAGAAGAATCCCAGTTTACAATAAAGTATAGTAAGTTCTTTGAAAATAATAGATATAGAACAGATGCTGAAATGAAAAGCTTTTTGTGGGAGCAAATAGATACTACAGGAAGAGAGAAGTTTACATTTGGAGCAACAATATTAGAAGAAAATTTTAAAATCCCAGCCGGATTTTTAAATGATGATGAAGTAATTTTAAAAAAATATTCTGGTAGAGAAGATACTTTTCATTCTAGAATGATAAAAAGTTCCAATCCTAAAGAGTTTGAACCAGTTTTTGATGAAAAAAGGTTTTCAGTTTTTAAAGACTATTCAAATTTAGAAAGACAACAGTTTGTAAGCTTATTTAATCAAAGTAAAAGAATTAAACCAATTAATCAGAGAGTTAGAAATCGTGAGTTAAACTTAATTATTAAAGAAGAATTAGCAAAACGTAATATAGTTCAAGGGTTTAAATATGGTGTTTACGATGATGGTTTGGCAACATCTTTAAAATCTGGATATTTTAAAATTCAACCTAATGAAGGTTTTTATTACCCGCTTTTTGAAGACGAAAATGGAAATAGTAATTATAAGTTGTACATAACCTTTCCAGAAGGAAAAAAAGAGTTGTTATCTGGATTGATGTCAATTTTATTGCTTTCAATATTTTTTATATTTATTATTATAGTAGCATTTTCAAGTTCATTATATCAATTAATACGTCAAAAGAAAATATCAGAAATAAAAACTGATTTTATAAATAACATGACGCATGAGTTTAAAACGCCAATTGCAACCATAAATTTAGCGTTAGACGCCATTAAAAATCCAAAGATTATTAATGATGAAGACAAGGTTAAAAGGTATGTAAATATGATTCGTGAAGAGAACAAAAGAATGCACGGTCAAGTAGAAAGTGTTTTAAGAATATCTAGATTAGAAAAAAATCAACTAGATATTAGTAAGGAAGCAGTAGATGGAACAGACATAATAGAAGAAGCTATAGAACATGTAAGTTTATTAGTTGAAGATAAAAAAGGTTCAATTAAAACAACATTTAAAGCAATATCAACAGAAGTGTTAGGTAATGAGTTTCATTTAACAAATGTTGTGGTAAATATGTTAGAGAATGCTTTAAAATACTCCGAAGATAAACCAAGAATTGAGGTAATAACAGAAAGCACAAATAAATTCTTTATCTTTAAAATAAAAGATGAAGGTATAGGAATGAGTAAACAAGCACAAAAAAATGTGTTTAATAAATTTTATAGAGAACAAAAAGGTAATATACACGACGTAAAAGGTCATGGTTTAGGTTTAGCATACGTAAAAGAAATAGTAGAAAACCATCACGGAACAGTTTTTGTAGAGAGTGAGAAAGGAAAAGGAAGCACGTTTACAGTAAAATTACCATTAATTTAA
- a CDS encoding L-threonylcarbamoyladenylate synthase → MAEFIKIYNENPNPKEIEKVVKVLQKGGLVIYPTDTVYGLGCDITSTKALEKIAKIKGVKLEKANFSFICNDLSHLSDYVKQIDTATYKILKRALPGPYTFILPGSNSLPKVFKKRKTVGIRIPDNNIARAIVEALGNPIVSTSIHDEDTVLEYTTDPELIFEKWQNQVDLVVDGGFGDNYASTVIDLTTDEPEVIREGKGSLDIL, encoded by the coding sequence TTGGCAGAATTTATAAAAATATACAACGAGAATCCTAATCCTAAAGAAATAGAAAAAGTAGTAAAAGTGCTACAAAAAGGCGGATTAGTAATTTATCCAACCGATACGGTTTACGGTTTAGGTTGCGATATTACAAGCACAAAAGCCTTAGAAAAGATTGCTAAAATTAAAGGAGTAAAGCTAGAAAAAGCAAACTTTTCATTTATTTGTAACGATTTAAGTCATCTTTCAGACTATGTAAAGCAAATAGATACAGCAACGTACAAAATATTAAAACGTGCCTTGCCAGGACCTTATACTTTTATTTTACCGGGAAGTAATTCATTACCAAAAGTATTCAAAAAAAGAAAAACGGTAGGAATTAGAATTCCAGATAATAACATTGCACGTGCAATTGTAGAAGCATTAGGAAATCCAATTGTATCAACATCTATACATGATGAAGATACCGTTTTAGAATACACTACAGATCCAGAATTAATTTTCGAGAAGTGGCAAAACCAAGTAGATTTAGTAGTTGATGGTGGTTTTGGAGATAATTACGCATCTACAGTTATAGATTTAACTACAGATGAACCAGAAGTTATAAGAGAAGGAAAAGGAAGTTTAGATATTCTTTAG
- a CDS encoding Glu/Leu/Phe/Val family dehydrogenase, whose protein sequence is MTSEIIDTKDLKNDPVFGQFSFNNHEQIVFCNDEDTGLKAIIGIHNTVLGPALGGTRMWQYNSEWDALNDVLRLSRGMTYKAAITGLNLGGGKAVIIGDAKTQKNDKLMRRFGEFVHSLSGKYITAEDMGMETSDMDVIREVTPHVTGVSESLGGAGNPSPVTAYGVYMGMKAAAKYKFGTENLDGKKVLVQGVGHVGETLVKHITDEGAQVIINDINEARLEELSKKYGANVVLGNDIYGLDVDIYAPCAMGATINDATINQIKAKVIAGAANNQLADELKHGRLLKEKGIAYAPDFLINAGGIINVYAELEGYGRDEINKKTENIYNTTLEIFNLSEKENITTHGAAFNIAQKRIDTRKESK, encoded by the coding sequence ATGACATCAGAAATTATTGATACAAAAGACTTAAAAAACGACCCGGTTTTTGGTCAATTTTCATTTAACAATCACGAGCAAATTGTTTTTTGCAATGACGAAGATACAGGATTAAAAGCAATAATTGGTATACATAATACTGTTTTAGGACCTGCTTTAGGAGGAACTAGAATGTGGCAATATAATAGTGAATGGGATGCATTAAATGATGTGTTACGTTTGTCTAGAGGAATGACTTATAAAGCTGCAATTACTGGATTAAACCTTGGTGGAGGAAAAGCAGTAATTATTGGAGATGCTAAAACGCAGAAAAATGATAAATTAATGCGTCGTTTTGGCGAGTTTGTGCACTCTTTAAGTGGTAAATATATTACTGCGGAAGACATGGGAATGGAAACAAGCGACATGGATGTTATTAGAGAAGTAACTCCTCACGTAACAGGTGTTTCTGAAAGTCTTGGAGGTGCAGGAAATCCTTCTCCAGTAACTGCTTATGGTGTTTATATGGGAATGAAAGCTGCTGCTAAATATAAATTTGGTACGGAAAACCTAGACGGTAAAAAAGTACTTGTTCAAGGAGTTGGACATGTTGGAGAAACGTTAGTAAAACATATTACTGATGAAGGTGCTCAAGTAATAATTAATGATATAAACGAAGCTCGTTTAGAAGAATTAAGTAAAAAATACGGAGCTAATGTTGTTTTAGGAAACGATATTTATGGTTTAGATGTAGATATTTATGCGCCTTGTGCTATGGGAGCAACAATTAATGATGCAACTATAAATCAAATTAAAGCAAAAGTAATTGCTGGTGCAGCAAACAATCAATTAGCAGATGAGTTAAAACACGGAAGATTATTAAAAGAAAAGGGAATTGCCTATGCTCCAGACTTTTTAATTAATGCAGGAGGAATTATAAATGTTTATGCAGAATTAGAGGGTTACGGAAGAGATGAAATCAATAAAAAAACTGAAAATATTTACAATACAACGTTAGAAATCTTCAACTTATCAGAAAAAGAAAATATAACAACACATGGTGCAGCTTTTAATATTGCACAGAAAAGAATTGATACTAGAAAAGAATCGAAATAA
- a CDS encoding glycosyltransferase family 2 protein, whose translation MKTAIVILNWNGEKLLEQFLPSIVNFNSPDATIYVADNASSDNSINFVKTNFPSVKIIENTENGGYAKGYNDALQHIEADIYCLINSDVEVTKNWLSPILQVFKEEENTAIIQPKLLDFKDKSKFEYAGAGGGFVDLYGYPYCRGRVFNDLETDNGQFNDTSEIFWASGACFFIRSKVYHQLGGFDEDYFAHQEEIDLCWRTQNEGFKVKYVGTSTVYHVGGATLQESNPHKTYLNFRNSLLTVVKNVPTQWFLFVVFSRLILDGIAGIKFLFELRPIHTWAIIKAHFSFYKNFFKFFNKRRKLQRRYEYNLHTSVVWQYFGLGRKEYKDLK comes from the coding sequence TTGAAAACAGCAATAGTCATATTAAATTGGAATGGAGAAAAACTACTAGAACAGTTTTTACCTTCAATTGTGAATTTTAATTCGCCAGATGCTACTATTTATGTTGCCGATAATGCTTCTTCAGACAATTCAATTAATTTTGTAAAAACTAACTTTCCTTCAGTAAAAATTATTGAAAACACAGAAAACGGAGGTTATGCAAAAGGATATAACGACGCTTTACAACATATTGAAGCAGATATTTATTGTTTAATAAACTCAGATGTAGAAGTTACCAAAAACTGGCTCTCTCCTATTCTACAGGTTTTTAAGGAAGAAGAAAATACGGCTATTATTCAACCAAAATTATTAGATTTTAAAGACAAATCTAAATTTGAATACGCTGGTGCTGGTGGCGGCTTTGTAGATTTATATGGTTATCCATATTGCAGAGGACGTGTTTTTAATGATTTAGAAACCGATAACGGACAATTCAATGATACTTCAGAAATTTTTTGGGCTTCTGGAGCTTGTTTTTTTATTCGCTCTAAAGTGTACCATCAATTAGGTGGTTTTGATGAAGATTATTTTGCGCATCAAGAAGAAATTGATTTATGTTGGCGTACACAAAACGAAGGTTTTAAAGTTAAATATGTTGGTACTTCAACTGTTTATCATGTTGGTGGCGCAACGTTACAAGAAAGTAATCCGCATAAAACATATTTAAATTTTAGAAATAGCCTGCTTACTGTTGTAAAAAATGTGCCAACACAATGGTTTTTATTTGTGGTTTTTTCTCGTTTAATTTTAGATGGAATTGCAGGAATAAAGTTCTTATTTGAACTAAGACCAATACACACTTGGGCAATTATAAAAGCGCATTTTAGTTTTTATAAAAACTTTTTTAAATTCTTTAACAAGCGTAGAAAACTACAACGTCGTTACGAATATAACTTACACACTTCAGTAGTTTGGCAATATTTTGGATTGGGAAGAAAAGAGTATAAAGATTTGAAGTAA
- the yajC gene encoding preprotein translocase subunit YajC, with translation MIASIFLQANGGLMSMLPFVAMIGVLYFFMIRPQMNKAKKEKTFQAEIRRGAKVVTSSGIHGKIVDLNDAEGTVTIETGAGKIKFERSAISMELSKRFSGAVKK, from the coding sequence ATGATAGCAAGTATATTTTTACAAGCAAATGGTGGTTTAATGAGTATGCTGCCATTTGTAGCAATGATTGGTGTTTTATATTTCTTTATGATTCGTCCACAGATGAATAAAGCAAAAAAAGAAAAAACATTTCAAGCAGAAATAAGAAGAGGCGCTAAAGTTGTAACTTCTAGTGGAATTCATGGAAAAATAGTGGATTTAAACGACGCAGAAGGTACAGTAACTATAGAAACTGGAGCAGGAAAAATTAAGTTTGAACGCTCAGCTATTTCTATGGAATTAAGCAAACGCTTTTCAGGAGCTGTTAAAAAATAA
- a CDS encoding ABC transporter ATP-binding protein produces MKALQYLNKYFLKYKWRLLLGIIITFLSKILALEIPRIISNSLNAVEDYQSGKITDLEIVKTELLNNVLLIIGIALLSGFFTFLMRQTIIVMSRLIEFDLKNEIYQQYQRLSINFYKKNRTGDLMNRISEDVSKVRMYFGPAIMYTLNMIILFIVGFQQMYAMAPTLTMYTLIPFPLLSVSVFLISKVINIRSTVVQQYLSKLTTFNQEFFSGINVVKSYGIETAVIKNFDALADQSKEKNISLYKVQALFFPLMVLLIGVSNLIVIYIGGKQYIEGEIQIGVIAAFVLYVNILTWPVAIVGWVTSMVQQAEASQQRINEFLEQVPEIKNNTTQRTEVKGNIEFKNVSLTYDDTNITALKDVSFTVKSGETVAILGNTGSGKSSIVNLVSRLYDTTNGSILLDNTPIQDCNLDDVRNQIGFVPQDPFLFSDTIENNIKFGKEDATEEEIIEAAKNAVIHNNIIEFKDGYKTILGERGVTLSGGQKQRTSIARAIIKNPKILVFDDCLSAVDTETEEKILSNLEKVSKNKTTFIISHRVSSAKNADKIIVLDEGKIVQQGTHNQLITTEGYYKELYEQQLLEKEN; encoded by the coding sequence TTGAAAGCACTTCAATACTTAAATAAATACTTTTTAAAATACAAATGGCGCTTATTATTAGGAATAATAATAACCTTTTTATCAAAAATACTAGCCTTAGAAATACCAAGAATAATTAGCAACTCTTTAAATGCTGTTGAAGATTACCAATCTGGAAAAATAACTGATTTGGAAATTGTAAAGACTGAACTACTTAATAATGTTCTCTTAATTATTGGTATTGCTTTATTATCTGGTTTTTTCACGTTTTTAATGAGACAAACCATAATTGTTATGTCTCGTTTAATTGAATTCGATTTAAAAAACGAAATCTATCAACAATACCAAAGGTTATCTATAAACTTCTACAAGAAAAATAGAACAGGAGATTTAATGAACAGAATTAGCGAAGATGTTTCTAAAGTACGTATGTATTTTGGACCTGCAATTATGTACACGTTAAATATGATTATTTTATTTATTGTAGGTTTTCAGCAAATGTATGCAATGGCACCAACGCTTACAATGTATACGTTAATTCCGTTTCCGTTATTATCTGTTTCAGTATTTTTAATAAGTAAAGTTATCAATATAAGAAGTACGGTTGTACAACAGTATTTATCAAAATTAACAACATTTAATCAAGAGTTTTTCTCTGGAATAAATGTGGTAAAATCTTACGGAATAGAAACTGCCGTTATTAAAAATTTTGATGCTTTAGCAGACCAAAGTAAAGAGAAAAACATTTCCTTATATAAAGTACAAGCACTATTTTTCCCTTTAATGGTTTTATTAATTGGTGTTAGTAATTTAATTGTAATTTATATTGGAGGGAAACAATATATTGAAGGCGAAATACAAATTGGAGTAATTGCTGCCTTTGTTTTATATGTAAATATTTTAACGTGGCCAGTTGCTATTGTTGGTTGGGTAACTTCAATGGTACAGCAAGCTGAAGCTTCTCAACAAAGAATAAATGAGTTCTTAGAACAAGTTCCAGAAATTAAAAATAACACTACACAAAGAACCGAAGTTAAAGGAAATATTGAATTTAAAAATGTATCATTAACGTATGATGACACAAATATTACAGCATTAAAAGATGTAAGTTTTACTGTGAAATCTGGAGAAACCGTTGCCATTCTTGGTAATACAGGAAGCGGAAAATCTTCAATAGTAAATTTAGTTTCTCGTTTATATGATACAACTAATGGAAGTATTTTATTAGACAATACTCCAATACAAGATTGTAACTTAGATGATGTTCGTAATCAAATTGGATTTGTACCTCAAGATCCTTTTCTGTTTTCAGATACAATTGAGAACAATATTAAATTCGGAAAAGAAGACGCTACTGAAGAAGAGATAATTGAAGCTGCAAAAAATGCTGTAATTCATAACAATATTATTGAATTTAAAGACGGATATAAAACCATTTTAGGGGAACGTGGTGTTACACTTTCTGGCGGACAAAAGCAAAGAACTTCTATTGCCAGAGCTATTATTAAGAATCCTAAAATTTTAGTTTTTGACGATTGTTTATCTGCTGTAGATACTGAAACAGAAGAAAAAATCTTATCTAACTTAGAAAAAGTATCAAAAAACAAAACCACTTTTATTATTAGCCACAGAGTTTCTTCAGCAAAAAATGCCGATAAAATTATAGTTTTAGATGAAGGAAAAATTGTTCAACAAGGAACTCATAATCAACTAATAACAACAGAAGGTTACTATAAAGAACTATACGAACAACAACTTTTAGAAAAAGAAAATTAA
- a CDS encoding response regulator transcription factor codes for MGIKKILLVEDDPNFGTVLKDYLALNDYNVTHAKDGIEGLIMFKNSDYDLCILDVMMPRKDGFSLAKDIRVTNKEVPIIFLTAKTLKEDVLKGYQAGADDYLNKPFDSEVLLHKIKAILQRKENETTTDTEQFEFNIGKFFFNSKLRHLSIGETAEPQKLSPKESKLLRMLAIHKNDLMPRELALTKIWRDDNYFTSRSMDVYIAKLRKYLKLDENVEILNIHGEGFRLVEKV; via the coding sequence ATGGGCATTAAAAAAATATTATTAGTAGAAGACGATCCAAATTTTGGAACAGTTTTAAAAGATTATTTAGCATTAAATGATTATAATGTAACACATGCTAAAGATGGTATTGAAGGTTTAATTATGTTTAAAAACTCAGATTATGATTTGTGTATTTTAGATGTAATGATGCCTCGTAAAGACGGTTTTTCATTAGCAAAAGACATTAGAGTAACCAACAAAGAAGTGCCAATTATTTTCTTAACAGCAAAAACGTTAAAAGAAGATGTACTAAAAGGTTACCAAGCAGGAGCAGACGATTATTTAAATAAACCGTTCGATTCTGAAGTTTTATTACACAAAATAAAAGCAATTTTACAACGTAAAGAAAACGAAACAACTACAGATACGGAGCAATTTGAGTTTAATATCGGTAAATTTTTCTTCAATTCTAAGTTACGTCACTTGTCTATTGGAGAAACTGCAGAACCGCAAAAATTATCTCCAAAAGAAAGTAAATTGTTACGCATGTTAGCAATTCACAAAAACGATTTAATGCCAAGAGAATTAGCATTAACAAAGATCTGGAGAGACGATAACTACTTCACTTCTAGAAGTATGGATGTTTATATTGCAAAACTACGTAAGTATTTAAAACTAGACGAAAATGTTGAAATTTTAAATATTCACGGAGAAGGATTTAGATTGGTAGAAAAAGTTTAA
- the nusB gene encoding transcription antitermination factor NusB translates to MINRRHIRVKVMQSMYAMQQSNSDDLIKEEKFLKFSIQKMFDLYVLQIQLMVEVQKLAHKKIELAKKKILATKEDLNPNTKFINNRVINSITESVSFDGYKELNGLNNWELDDEYVKIIWEELQNSDLYAKYINTVEDSFNVDRSFAIDFYREIIAPNEKLADYYEDTMISWVDDIPFVNTWVLKSLNKQKEGRAFQLGKLYKDQDDEDFVSQLFKKAILNHHKYQDDIKDKTPNWESDRIAGIDMILIKMAITEFLHFPSIPSRVSINEYIELAKDYSTEKSGYFINGVLDKLSKDYLATKKMVKMGRGLM, encoded by the coding sequence ATGATTAATAGAAGACATATTCGCGTTAAAGTTATGCAATCGATGTATGCGATGCAACAATCTAATAGCGACGATTTAATTAAGGAAGAGAAATTCTTAAAATTTAGCATTCAAAAAATGTTTGATTTATATGTGTTACAAATTCAACTTATGGTTGAAGTACAAAAACTAGCACATAAAAAAATTGAACTTGCAAAAAAGAAAATCTTAGCAACTAAGGAAGATTTAAACCCAAACACAAAATTTATAAACAACAGGGTAATTAATTCAATTACTGAAAGTGTATCTTTTGATGGTTATAAAGAACTTAACGGTCTTAATAACTGGGAATTAGATGATGAGTATGTAAAGATTATTTGGGAAGAGTTACAAAACTCCGATTTATATGCTAAGTACATTAATACTGTTGAAGATTCATTTAATGTGGATAGAAGTTTTGCAATCGATTTTTATAGAGAGATTATTGCTCCAAATGAAAAATTAGCAGATTATTACGAAGATACCATGATTTCTTGGGTAGATGATATTCCGTTTGTAAACACTTGGGTTCTTAAATCTCTAAACAAACAAAAAGAAGGAAGAGCTTTTCAGTTAGGTAAGTTATATAAAGACCAAGATGATGAAGATTTTGTTTCTCAATTATTTAAAAAAGCAATTTTAAATCATCACAAATATCAAGATGATATAAAAGATAAAACACCAAACTGGGAAAGCGATCGAATTGCAGGAATCGATATGATTTTAATAAAAATGGCAATAACAGAGTTTTTGCATTTTCCATCAATACCAAGTAGAGTTTCCATAAACGAGTATATAGAATTAGCCAAAGATTATTCAACCGAAAAAAGCGGTTATTTTATAAATGGCGTTTTAGACAAATTATCTAAAGACTATTTAGCAACCAAAAAAATGGTTAAAATGGGAAGAGGATTAATGTAG
- the coaE gene encoding dephospho-CoA kinase (Dephospho-CoA kinase (CoaE) performs the final step in coenzyme A biosynthesis.) — MVVGITGGIGSGKSTVLKLFKGLGSIATYIADEEAKKLMNSSKVIQEKLVLEFGEEVYLDNKLNRPFLANIVFKNKEKLATLNAIVHPVVYNHLESFIKNNTDKDYILYENAILFENGSDVFCDKIITVTAPEKVKIDRVISRDKTSEKEVRNRMKNQWKDSKKTLQSNYIICNVSLTKTKEQVLKIHNKLTQNLL; from the coding sequence ATGGTAGTTGGCATAACAGGCGGAATTGGAAGCGGTAAGTCTACTGTTTTAAAACTCTTTAAGGGGTTAGGTAGTATAGCAACTTATATAGCAGATGAAGAGGCTAAAAAGTTAATGAATAGTTCTAAAGTTATACAAGAAAAACTTGTTTTAGAATTTGGAGAAGAAGTGTATCTAGACAATAAATTAAACAGACCGTTCTTAGCCAATATTGTTTTTAAGAACAAAGAAAAATTGGCAACTTTAAATGCAATTGTACATCCTGTTGTGTATAATCACTTAGAAAGTTTTATTAAAAATAATACAGATAAAGATTATATTTTATATGAAAATGCAATTCTTTTTGAAAACGGAAGCGATGTTTTTTGCGATAAAATAATTACAGTTACTGCACCAGAAAAAGTAAAAATAGATCGTGTTATTTCTAGAGATAAAACTTCGGAAAAAGAAGTGAGAAATAGGATGAAAAATCAATGGAAAGACAGTAAGAAAACACTACAATCAAACTACATTATTTGTAATGTTTCTTTAACTAAAACAAAAGAGCAAGTCTTAAAAATCCATAATAAATTAACACAAAACCTGCTTTAG
- a CDS encoding type I restriction enzyme HsdR N-terminal domain-containing protein, whose protein sequence is MQKLNLPTYPFKLKSNENKTLIFDKLRKKNVVLTPEEWVRQHFVMYLIEEKKYPVSLIAIEKQLTINNRKKRTDILIFNAEGKPDIIVECKAPKIKITQDTFDQIARYNLKLNANYLIVTNGLEHFYCKMDFENETYIFLKEVPNYK, encoded by the coding sequence ATGCAAAAACTCAATCTTCCTACATATCCGTTTAAGCTCAAAAGTAACGAAAATAAGACGCTTATTTTTGATAAATTGAGAAAAAAAAATGTGGTTTTAACTCCAGAAGAATGGGTACGTCAACATTTTGTTATGTATTTAATTGAAGAAAAGAAATATCCAGTTTCTTTAATTGCCATTGAAAAACAGTTAACTATCAACAATCGTAAAAAAAGAACTGATATTTTAATTTTTAATGCGGAAGGAAAACCAGATATTATTGTAGAATGCAAAGCGCCAAAAATTAAGATAACACAAGATACTTTTGATCAAATTGCACGTTACAACTTAAAATTAAATGCAAATTACTTAATTGTAACCAACGGATTGGAACATTTTTACTGCAAAATGGATTTTGAAAATGAAACTTATATCTTTCTAAAGGAAGTCCCTAATTACAAGTAA